The Spirosoma sp. SC4-14 DNA window TATGTAGTTGGCATCCATAAAGTTTACAGAATAAAAGATTCCGTATCAAATCTGGTCTATGATGTTAAACGGTCAGTTGAAGCGGCCAGGAAAGCGATTGACAAAAACGGAGCGCGCTGGCGTGCCAGATAAACACGGTTATCACGACTTAACCGATCGCTAAAACAGGTTTGTAAATCAGCGTTGGCACCGGTTTCTTTGCCCTTACCTTTCGGTTACCAGGCATGGTGGTTAGAAGGAACGGGTTAACCGGGCTCAATGACCATGTATAACCCGTTCAGAACATTCGCCAATCCCTTTTAGGTCGGGCGGTTAAGTTCCGGGGGCTCCGGACGGGTTCTGGATGCGTTTTTTACTAGAATACGAACACCCCGCCGGGGTAAAAAATAGACCGTATCAGTATGTTGAACCAGCTTTATATCGACTCCACACCGTATGCTTTACACGTTAGTCCGTGACCCTGGAACCAGTTGCCTTATGCCTGAACACTACAAATCGTTTATCATAGAAGAATTCCAGATTGACGTTTGCAACTGGGATGAGCCAACCGCAGATTTCATTGTACAGGGCCAGCAAACTGTCTACAAAATCAGGCGTATCGACAGCAAGCTGATCTATGGGGTCAAGCGCTCAATTGCGATGGCCAAAAAGGCAATCGATAAATACGGCAGCCGCTGGCTGACCGACTAATTCAGATGTCAGGGCAATGGTATCCATGCCGACGGTTTCATTGACTTAGACTAAACCCAGGGCTGTACCGTTTTTTTTAGATAAATATACTTGCACTCTCTACTTACTTGCCAGCAAAATCTGCTCGGATAAGTGAATTTATATGTTTAAAAAATTAAAAATCGGTAACTTATATTAATTTTATCGTTATCAGTATCTAAAAATCATTATTTAATACAAAGTTTATTTACAGGCCTATCTTTCTAATAATCAATCAACTATACCTGATTCGTGGATTATTAAAAGACGGTATGCCGTTTACGGCTTGCGCTGAATATATAATTCTGTATTAACTTGAGAAATCCACTCCTGATCAAACCTATTTACTATCCTAATTTATGAAGCTGGATGCTGGCGCGGGTGTACGCCATAAATTTGATCCCCAACAAGTAATTGCGATTACGGCCGACATTAATTATAGCTACGTGCATCTGGTCAACGGCAGTTGTCTGCTCCGGAGTCGTACCCTTAAGTGGTTTAGCGAACGCTGGCCTACGCTGCTGCGCATTCATAAGAACGCGCTGATCAATGTCGAGTACATTCATCACTACAGCCTCATTACGGGTAAGCGTCCATCTGGCTATGTAGTTATGACCAATAGCCTGCGGCTGGAGGTTTCGCGTCGGAACATTAAGGATGTGCGCGATCGGATGAATCAGATCAATCAAAACAAACCCGTTCGCCAATCGGCCTAACCGACCCGATCAGCGCGGCTCCGGTTTACTCGCCTGGCAGCATGAGCGACGGAGCAATGGGATCGTTCGCGATTCGCCCTTCAGACTTGCCAGCACCGCAACAGCGGGCCACAATGTTCGTTTTGCGTTTTCAATGCTTCCCGGCTGATTAAAATCAATTCAGTTCCTAAGGGTCGTCGTTTTGGTTCATGGCCAAAGGGACCAACTTTGCCCCGACCGATCAATCGCCGTATGAACGGGTGATGCGAAGAAACAACCGCTATCGATGGGTCTGGGCGCGGGCTACTGTGCCACTAGCAGACCCGATCGTCCGTGCGCTCTTTTTCCTTACCCGTGGTGCAGGCGCGTACCGACGTTATTGAGAACAGGCTAGCGTCTGCCTTCCTGGCTCCCCCTTTTCCTCCCTCTGCCGTTTATGCATGGCCGTTGATTAGTCGGCAATTAGCGTTTCTCTGAACAGCATCCTGTCGTTTGGGTTATATTAGTAATCATTACGTTCATTCTGTTTACCTGTCAGCCCGATAGCGCCCTTAAGCAGCTTTTGCGTATTCCCCACCCGACGGGTTTCAACAATCAACTAACTCCTACGACCATGAGCATCCAGACAACCCAGCAATTGCTCCAGAACCTGGCGGAGCATCTGACCAGCACCTCCTCCGTGCAGAAGGTGTACGGCGACCCGATTGTAACCCCCGATAAAACCATTATTCCCGTTGCCAGCGTGAGCGTGGGGTTCGGTGGCGGCTACGGAGAAGGTCATTCCACGAAAGCATCGACCAACCCCACCGAAGGCGGTCAGGGCGAAGGGGGTGGCGTTGGGGGCGGTCTGATGATTAAACCCCTTGGTGTTTACGAAGTAACTGCTACCGGCACACGTTATATACCGCTGGCCAAAAGACGCTATATAGCCATCGGACTAGCGCTGGGCTTTGTCCTCAGCCGACTCATACGACGCCGGTAATACCAACCGAATCACCCACCACACTTCTGGTCTGGAACCCGATGGTCCTTGCCATAAAACCCGGCGCTCCAGACCAGAAGCCAAACCCACTCAGCGATGCGAGCGATGTTATTATCCCAAACCGGCCCGTTTCGGGAGGGCGATACGCCCCTGATTCTGGCCGATCTGCCCATACCGACACCCGATTCCCACGAGATCCGGATACGGGTGTCGGCCTGCGGGGTTTGCCATACCGAACTTGACGAGATTGAAGGGCGTACGGCTCCACCTCATTTGCCCGTCGTACCCGGCCATCAGGTAGTAGGCCGTGTCGATGCGCTGGGCAAAGACGTTACCCGATTCCATATCGACGATCGGGTGGGAGTTGCCTGGATTTTTTCGGCCTGCGGTCATTGTACGTTCTGCCGGTCGGGCCACGAGAACCTATGCGCTCAGTTTCGGGCAACGGGTCGCGATGTGAACGGTGGCTATGCCGACCATATGGTTGTCGGTGAAGCGTTTGCCTATCCTATTCCGGGCAATCTTTCCGATACGCAGGCGGCTCCGCTCTTGTGTGCTGGCGCCATTGGCTACCGATCGCTCCGGCTCACCAATCTACACAATGGCCAGCGCATTGGCCTCACTGGTTTTGGGGCATCGGGCCATCTGGTTCTGAAATTGCTGGCCCACCAGTTTCCGCAGTCGGAAGTCTATGTGTTTGCCCGTAGTGAGTCCGTACGGCAGTTTGCCCGTGAGCTGGGGGCCGTCTGGGCGGGCGACACCAGCGATGATCCGGGCGTGCTGCTCGATGCCATTATCGATACTACGCCTGCCTGGAAACCCATTGTAGAAGCCCTTGGCCGGTTGAAACCCGGTGGCCGACTCGTTATCAACGCCATTCGAAAAGAAGACCGCGACAAGGATTCGTTGTTATCGCTAAACTATGCCGATCATATCTGGCAGGAAAAAGAAATTGTCAGTGTAGCCAACGTAACCCGCGACGACGTTCATAATTTTCTGACCCTGGCGGCAACGATTCCAATTAAATCGGCCGTGCAGACCTACCCACTCACGCAGGCCAATGAAGCCTTGTGGGCCATAAAACAGGGACAAAGCCGTGGAGCGAAAGTGCTGGTAATGTGAATCCACACCTGCGCGGAATCAGTTGGTGAGGTAATGGAAGTCATGGTGTATCCGAAGAAAGCAGACGTAGTTTGTTGCTGCAACGCTATTTCTGATACTCATGACGAAGATCCTGCTCCCAACCGATTTTTCGGAAGCCTCGCTCAATGCAATCCAACATGCACTGCATACCTTTTCGGGTTCCGACACCGAGTTTGTACTGCTCCAGGCACTTGGCACATCGCTTATCAGTTCGCCGGATGGCTGGTCGGCCTACGGCGAACTGATGAGCCGGAGCGAAGCCAATCTACAAACACTCATTGCCGACCTTAAGCGCCATACCAACGCGGCTTCTTCCCGATTCCGCACCGCTACACTGGCATCGACTCCCGAACTGGCGATCGATATGCTTCTTCGGGCCGAACCATTCGACTGGGTCGTACTGGGTGCAACCGGAACGGGAAAAGCCATTGCGTTTGGGAGTGTCGCCACGGCCGTAATTCGGGCCAATCGCGGCAACGTACTGGTTATTCCGGCAACGGTTCCTCCCCTGCCCTTGCTCAATGCTGTTTTTGCGACCGATTATGCTCCGCTGGCTCGTGCGGCCCGGTATGCGCTCCATAAACTGGTCGAACGCCATCATGCCCGGCTCACCTTCCTGACCATTCTGGCCAAAGACACGCTGACATCGGCTCCTCCGAAAACCCTTCGGCAGGCTTTTCAGTCGGGGTTTCAGGAACTAAGTACAACCGAAGCCATCGAATCGCATACCGACCTGCGGAATGGCATCGAAAACTACCTTGAATCGCACTATGTCGATTTGCTGGTAACGGTTTGCCATCATCGTTCGCTGATCGACCTACTCCTGAACCGCAGTACAACACGTCAGTTAGCCTATAAACCGATGGTTCCGCTGGCAGTACTGGTCAGCGACGAAACCGAGGCCGTAGCCCCTACCCTCCTCCAGCATAGCCTGAAAGGGGAGGTCATTTTCTGAAGAGCAGGACATGGCTCGTTGTTCAAAACGCAAACTGACAATAATCACCCCGGCAACTGACCGCCGACATAGGCTTTCCTGCCGTTTGCGGGTAGGTTTGCAAAGGAGTCAAACATACGTCTGGCTAGAGGCCGAAACGGTCGATAGACACCCCTCAACCGGGGTGATGTCGATTCGTAACGATAGCCACGGAAAACACGCCTAAGCGAGAGGAAGTAAAGCGATTCTGGTTGAGTAATAAACACATGCAGGGTTCAGATAACCCCGTGGCAGTTTGCCACGGGGTTTCTTTTGCTAGTCGAGCCGGAATACGTTTCTGACAAGCCGGACAAGCACGATTGGCACAACTCCCGACAGAATCAGGAGCAGCAGCGCCTGCGCATCGAAGGGCTGGATAGCCAGTGCTTTCCGAAACAGCGGCACAGCATAAGTAAGCACCATCAGCCCGACACACAACAGTAACGCCAGCCAGATATAGCGGTTTCGGGTTATTTCATTGACCAGCAGCGAAGCGTTGCGCCCCGAATACAGGTTAAATACGTGCAGCAACTGCGCCCAGCAAAGCGCGTAGAAGGTTAACGTTCTGCTCGCCGATTCGCTATAATGCCACACCCAGCGGGCGTAGGCATAGGTACCCAACACGGCTACGGTGATCGCAATAGCGTACAGAACAATCCGTTGCCAGTCGGCCCGATTCAGCAGTGGGCTCTTCGGGTCGCGCGGAGGCTGCTGCATCAGAACACCATTTTCGCGACCAACGCCCAGCGCCAGTGCCGGGAATACATCCGTAACAATATTGACAAACAGAATCTGCAACGGCAACAGAGGATTGCCCAGACCCACTACCCCCGCCACGGCCACCACAAAAATTTCGCTCAGGTTACAGGACAGCAGAAAAACGACGAACTTTCGGATATTCTCGAAAATAACCCGCCCCTGCCCTATAGCCCGCACAATCGACGCAAAGGAGTCATCCTTCAGAATCAGGTCGGCGGCTTCGGCGGCTACCTGAGTTCCCCGTAGTCCCATGGCAATACCAATATCGGCCTTTTTCAGGGCGGGCGCATCATTGACGCCATCGCCGGTCATGCCAACAATATTTCCATGCTGCTGGTAGAAATCGATCAGGGCCAGTTTCTGAGCCGGGCTAACCCGCGCAAAGACCCGGCATTGAAGCAGTTTCGCCCGATCGCTTTCGGTGAGTTGGTCCAGTGGCCGAAGTTCGTTCCCGGTCATGACCAGAGCCTCATTGGCCCGCACAAGTTTCACCTGCCGGGCAATGGTGAGTGCCGTAGCCGGATGGTCGCCGGTAACCATAATGACCCGTATACCGGCTTTTCGACACGCTTCCAGCGCCGACGTAACCGGTAGCCGGGGTGGGTCCAGAAAACCGATCAGCCCGGCATAGACCAGGTCGGCATCCGCAAAGGTAGCCTCATCGGGTTGGTCGTTCAGTTCCTTATAGGCGAAAGCCAGTGTACGAAGACCGCTTTGTGCCATCTGGCTGGCCCGCAGGTTCTGCCGGTCCCGCTGCTCATCGGTCAGTGCCGGACAACGCGCCATCACTTCTTCAATAGCGCCTTTCACCGCAACGAGGTAGGTTGTCGGACGTTGGTGGAGAGTCGCCATCAGCCGCGTATCGGCGCTGAATGCCTGCTCGGCCAGCCGCCGATAATCGGTGCGCAAGGTAGTAGGGTGGTTTCCTGCACGGATAGCGAATTTCAGCAACGCGACTTCAATGGGGTCACCAATTTCCCGAAACGACTCGCCCTCACCCCCTACCTCAGCATTATTGCACAATACCCCCAGCACCAGGAGCCGATCCAGTTCAGTCGATTTCGGGATAGTCGTACTGGAGGTGTTTGCCGGATTCAGCTCCAGATACACATCCTGCTCTGGACCCGGCAATTGCAGGCTGAATACGTCGATCCGGTTTTCGGTCAGCGTTCCGGTTTTGTCGGTAAAGATCACATTGGTTCCACCCAGCGTTTCAACAGCCGCCAGCCGTTTCACCAGCACTTTTTTCTGAGCGAGCCGCATCATTCCATAGGCCAGGGCAATTGTTGCCACAACAGCCATTCCCTCCGGTATGGCTGCAATAGCCAGCGCAACCGATGTTTCGATCAGTTGCACAACGGCCTGCCCACGCACTAACCCGGCAATTACAAACAGCACCGATAAGGCCAGCGTGATAACGATAAGCACCCGGGACAAGCCGTCGAGTTTTTTTTCCAGCGGTGTTGCACTGCGTTCGGCCCCTTCAACGAGTTGACTGATCCTGCCCAGTTCTGTCTGGCTACCAATGGCCACAACAAGAGCCCGGCCAGTGCCTGCCGTAATGGCTGTTCCTTTAAACAATTGATTATGTTTTTCGGCTAATGGGGCCTCCGTTGGGGTTGGCGCTGTTGTTTTGGCAACGGGCAATGACTCGCCGGTCAGCGTCGATTCGTCGACTTCAAGTTGATGGACCTCTATCAGTCTGGCATCGGCCATAACCAGATCGCCCGCTTCGACCAGGAGCAGATCGCCAACCGTAATCGCTTCTGACGAAATTTCCTGTACCTGCCCCGCGCGCATGACCCGCGCCGGGGCCGTATCCAACTGGCGTAGTGCCTGCATCGACCGACTGGCATTCCATTCCAATACAAACCCCGTCAGGGCATTGATTGCCAGTACGACCAGGATGGCCCAGCCTTCCAGCGAATCGTTGAGCACAAACGACAAACCGGCGGCCAGTGCCAGTATGGCAACGATGAGGCTCCTGAACTGACGAAAAAAGACGGCAAACCAGCTTTCGGGCTTAGTAGCGTCGAGGGCATTAGGACCGTAGTAGATCAAACGCTGCCGGGCTTCGGCAGCCGAAAGTCCTGTAGCCGGGTCGGTGGCTGGCAGTAATGAATCCGTAGTGTGTGGCGGCATCAGACCAGCGTGTTAATACCTGTTGAGCAGAAGCTACAAAGGTGCACAATTTGCTTTAATCCTTTTTTAATCTTCATCTTAAAATCACAACTGAATTCAATCAGACAAGTTGCTGACAGCCGTCATACCCTGCGCCCCGTCTATCGATAAACTTTGTTCTGTCGATAGACGTCACGTACTGGATGCGGGTTACTGGCGATTAGACTTAACAAGCCCTGCCCACTCATCCATTCCTAACAGCCAACACCCAAACAACTTATGAAAAAGGTACTTGTTCTGACCGACTTTTCGGAAGCCTCACACAATGCGCTTCGGTTCACCCGAAGTCTGTTTGCCGATACAGACACTGATTTTCATCTGCTGTGTGTCTACCCTATTGAGCCCGACGGGTTTTATGGGCAAAAACATGTTAAAGAAACCGCCTGCACGGCCTTCACCGATTCGTTGCAGGAACTGGCTCAAACTATGCGCACGCAGCCCGTTTTGGCTACGCATACCTTTCGCTCAACTGCGTTGCCCGGCACCCTGCTCGATGCCGTACAATCGGTGCTGGACGAAGATGCTTTTGACCTTGTGGTGCTGGGTTCAAAAAAAGAAGGAACAAACGTTCTGTTTGGCAATAGTGCCACAACGCTGGTTCGGCAATTACAAACCAATGTCCTGATTGTTCCGAGTGATTCTGTGCCGCAACCGGTTCGGCATATTGTGCTGGCGGCCGATGTGCGAAACCAGAAAGGCTGCAACCTGCTGGCTCCCGTGAAGGATATGGTGATTCAGAAAGAGGCTGAGCTAACGCTGCTGATGATCGATACTCCCGGCCGGAAGAATGTTCACCCCGAGCGCGAAACCTGCCTGCGGCAATACCTTACGCCCGTCATTCCGACGGTAGCGCGTATACAGGCTCCCAATGTCCGACAGGGAATCGACACCTACCTCGACGGTCATGTGGTCGACCTGCTGGTAATGATTCCGCGGCACAAAGGCTGGACTGATATACTCACCGGATCGAGCGTGACCCGGTCTTTGGCCTTTGCACCACCGGTTCCCCTCTTAACCCTATACGACAACGGGCTGAGCGATCAGGCGCATACGATGAGCGATCTGTCCAATCTGGACTATGCCCTATAGCCACCCTAACCACACAGCACTATGTATAAGATCCTGCTTTTGACTGATTTTTCGGCAGCTTCCCGCCACGCGATCGCCTTTACCCAGGCGCTTTTTGCCGATACTGCCGCTACTTTCTGCCTGCTCAATACCTATCTGGTCGAGCCAGAAATCGATTACAGCAGTGTTATGCTGCTGGAAGAAAGACGGCGAGCCATAGAAGCTGGTATGCAAACCTTCAGGCAATCGATTACGCAACAGCCCGAACCAGAATATCATACCTATACGACTAAAGTAATGCTGGGCGATCCGGTTGGTGCAGTCAGGCAATTGCTGAGCGAAGAGTTCTTCAATCTGGTTGTGCTGGGAGCCAGCGGGTCGGGCAACAGCCAGCTTTTTGGCAGTGTGGCAACGGGTCTGGTCAGACAGGCAACCACCAATGTGCTCGTGGTGCCCGCCACAGCGCCAATCCGCCCCCTAGAACACGCTGTGCTGGCTACCGATTATACCTCTGTCAACAATAGAGAGTCGTTGACGATCCTGACCGATCTGCTCAGCCGGAAAGCGGCTGAGCTAACCCTGCTGACCATCGAAAACACCGACCATCCGGAAACGCTGGCCTCCGAACCGAATCGGCAGTATGTACTCAGCGCCTTCGAGAACATCCCCTCCGAGACCTACACCATTCATGACACCGATGTGTTACATGGCATTCAGGATTACCTTGCCGTTCATACCGTCGACCTGCTGGCAATGTTACCGCATCATACGAGTTTCATGGATGTGATTT harbors:
- a CDS encoding LytTR family DNA-binding domain-containing protein, yielding MKLDAGAGVRHKFDPQQVIAITADINYSYVHLVNGSCLLRSRTLKWFSERWPTLLRIHKNALINVEYIHHYSLITGKRPSGYVVMTNSLRLEVSRRNIKDVRDRMNQINQNKPVRQSA
- a CDS encoding spore germination protein GerW family protein, whose translation is MSIQTTQQLLQNLAEHLTSTSSVQKVYGDPIVTPDKTIIPVASVSVGFGGGYGEGHSTKASTNPTEGGQGEGGGVGGGLMIKPLGVYEVTATGTRYIPLAKRRYIAIGLALGFVLSRLIRRR
- a CDS encoding zinc-dependent alcohol dehydrogenase family protein encodes the protein MRAMLLSQTGPFREGDTPLILADLPIPTPDSHEIRIRVSACGVCHTELDEIEGRTAPPHLPVVPGHQVVGRVDALGKDVTRFHIDDRVGVAWIFSACGHCTFCRSGHENLCAQFRATGRDVNGGYADHMVVGEAFAYPIPGNLSDTQAAPLLCAGAIGYRSLRLTNLHNGQRIGLTGFGASGHLVLKLLAHQFPQSEVYVFARSESVRQFARELGAVWAGDTSDDPGVLLDAIIDTTPAWKPIVEALGRLKPGGRLVINAIRKEDRDKDSLLSLNYADHIWQEKEIVSVANVTRDDVHNFLTLAATIPIKSAVQTYPLTQANEALWAIKQGQSRGAKVLVM
- a CDS encoding universal stress protein yields the protein MTKILLPTDFSEASLNAIQHALHTFSGSDTEFVLLQALGTSLISSPDGWSAYGELMSRSEANLQTLIADLKRHTNAASSRFRTATLASTPELAIDMLLRAEPFDWVVLGATGTGKAIAFGSVATAVIRANRGNVLVIPATVPPLPLLNAVFATDYAPLARAARYALHKLVERHHARLTFLTILAKDTLTSAPPKTLRQAFQSGFQELSTTEAIESHTDLRNGIENYLESHYVDLLVTVCHHRSLIDLLLNRSTTRQLAYKPMVPLAVLVSDETEAVAPTLLQHSLKGEVIF
- a CDS encoding cation-transporting P-type ATPase; this translates as MPPHTTDSLLPATDPATGLSAAEARQRLIYYGPNALDATKPESWFAVFFRQFRSLIVAILALAAGLSFVLNDSLEGWAILVVLAINALTGFVLEWNASRSMQALRQLDTAPARVMRAGQVQEISSEAITVGDLLLVEAGDLVMADARLIEVHQLEVDESTLTGESLPVAKTTAPTPTEAPLAEKHNQLFKGTAITAGTGRALVVAIGSQTELGRISQLVEGAERSATPLEKKLDGLSRVLIVITLALSVLFVIAGLVRGQAVVQLIETSVALAIAAIPEGMAVVATIALAYGMMRLAQKKVLVKRLAAVETLGGTNVIFTDKTGTLTENRIDVFSLQLPGPEQDVYLELNPANTSSTTIPKSTELDRLLVLGVLCNNAEVGGEGESFREIGDPIEVALLKFAIRAGNHPTTLRTDYRRLAEQAFSADTRLMATLHQRPTTYLVAVKGAIEEVMARCPALTDEQRDRQNLRASQMAQSGLRTLAFAYKELNDQPDEATFADADLVYAGLIGFLDPPRLPVTSALEACRKAGIRVIMVTGDHPATALTIARQVKLVRANEALVMTGNELRPLDQLTESDRAKLLQCRVFARVSPAQKLALIDFYQQHGNIVGMTGDGVNDAPALKKADIGIAMGLRGTQVAAEAADLILKDDSFASIVRAIGQGRVIFENIRKFVVFLLSCNLSEIFVVAVAGVVGLGNPLLPLQILFVNIVTDVFPALALGVGRENGVLMQQPPRDPKSPLLNRADWQRIVLYAIAITVAVLGTYAYARWVWHYSESASRTLTFYALCWAQLLHVFNLYSGRNASLLVNEITRNRYIWLALLLCVGLMVLTYAVPLFRKALAIQPFDAQALLLLILSGVVPIVLVRLVRNVFRLD
- a CDS encoding universal stress protein, whose amino-acid sequence is MKKVLVLTDFSEASHNALRFTRSLFADTDTDFHLLCVYPIEPDGFYGQKHVKETACTAFTDSLQELAQTMRTQPVLATHTFRSTALPGTLLDAVQSVLDEDAFDLVVLGSKKEGTNVLFGNSATTLVRQLQTNVLIVPSDSVPQPVRHIVLAADVRNQKGCNLLAPVKDMVIQKEAELTLLMIDTPGRKNVHPERETCLRQYLTPVIPTVARIQAPNVRQGIDTYLDGHVVDLLVMIPRHKGWTDILTGSSVTRSLAFAPPVPLLTLYDNGLSDQAHTMSDLSNLDYAL
- a CDS encoding universal stress protein, translating into MYKILLLTDFSAASRHAIAFTQALFADTAATFCLLNTYLVEPEIDYSSVMLLEERRRAIEAGMQTFRQSITQQPEPEYHTYTTKVMLGDPVGAVRQLLSEEFFNLVVLGASGSGNSQLFGSVATGLVRQATTNVLVVPATAPIRPLEHAVLATDYTSVNNRESLTILTDLLSRKAAELTLLTIENTDHPETLASEPNRQYVLSAFENIPSETYTIHDTDVLHGIQDYLAVHTVDLLAMLPHHTSFMDVIFNRSLSRAVAYRPTVPLLTLYDAPAASASDDSAANRVPFTTYL